A single region of the Synergistes jonesii genome encodes:
- a CDS encoding V-type ATP synthase subunit B, which produces MRLPEKYRTIANLSGPLMMVDKVSGVSYDELAEITLANGERRRGRVLEIDKDRALVQVYEGSSGIDVDSTEIRFLGDVLRLPVSRSMLGRIFNGRGDPVDGGSAIIPETYLDVNGNPMNPFSRDFPSEFIQTGISTIDGMNPLVRGQKLPIFSGSGMPHNKMAAQIARQATVISGHSDFAVVFAAMGITFEEASFFMEDFRKTGALERTVMYVNLADDPAIERISTPRLALTAAEYLAFEKDMHVLVILTDLTNYCEALREISAARKEVPGRRGYPGYLYTDLATMYERAGRLRGKKGSITQIPILTMPEDDKTHPIPDLTGYITEGQIMLARGLHRRGIYPPVDVMPSLSRLKDKGIGKGKTREDHADLMNQLFAAYSRGKEAKELAVILGEGALSDEDKAFAKFSDEFEDRYVRQGEYENRTVEDTLQLGWELLTIVPARELKRVRDEYIEKYLNPLIAAKEDLAQQDEQ; this is translated from the coding sequence ATGAGGTTGCCTGAGAAATACAGGACCATAGCCAACCTTTCGGGCCCGCTTATGATGGTCGACAAGGTCAGCGGCGTGAGCTATGACGAGCTCGCTGAGATCACTCTCGCCAACGGAGAGCGCCGCCGCGGGCGCGTCCTGGAAATAGACAAGGACAGGGCTCTGGTGCAGGTCTACGAAGGCAGCAGCGGAATAGACGTCGATTCCACCGAGATCCGCTTCCTCGGCGACGTGCTGAGGCTCCCCGTCTCAAGAAGCATGCTCGGACGCATATTCAACGGACGCGGCGATCCTGTGGACGGAGGCTCGGCGATAATCCCGGAGACATACCTTGACGTCAACGGAAACCCGATGAACCCCTTCTCGCGCGACTTCCCGTCAGAATTCATTCAGACGGGCATCTCGACGATAGACGGCATGAACCCGCTCGTCCGCGGTCAGAAGCTGCCTATCTTCTCCGGAAGCGGTATGCCGCACAACAAGATGGCCGCTCAGATAGCGCGTCAGGCGACGGTCATAAGCGGACACTCCGACTTCGCCGTCGTCTTCGCGGCGATGGGCATCACCTTTGAAGAGGCCTCCTTCTTCATGGAAGACTTCCGCAAAACCGGCGCTCTTGAACGCACGGTCATGTACGTCAACCTGGCCGACGACCCCGCCATCGAGCGCATATCGACGCCGCGCCTCGCGCTGACGGCCGCCGAATATCTTGCGTTCGAAAAGGATATGCACGTCCTCGTCATCCTCACGGACCTTACGAACTACTGCGAGGCGCTCCGCGAAATCTCCGCGGCGCGAAAAGAAGTTCCCGGGCGCCGCGGCTACCCCGGCTACCTCTACACCGACCTTGCGACGATGTACGAGCGCGCCGGACGGCTTCGCGGCAAAAAAGGCTCCATCACGCAGATTCCTATCCTGACGATGCCCGAGGACGACAAGACGCACCCGATCCCCGACCTTACAGGATACATCACAGAGGGACAGATAATGCTTGCGCGCGGACTGCACCGCAGGGGCATCTATCCGCCTGTGGACGTCATGCCGTCGCTCTCGCGGCTCAAAGATAAAGGTATAGGCAAGGGCAAGACGCGCGAGGATCACGCCGACCTGATGAACCAGCTCTTCGCCGCTTATTCGCGCGGCAAAGAAGCGAAAGAGCTGGCGGTCATACTCGGCGAAGGCGCCCTCTCCGACGAAGACAAGGCGTTCGCGAAGTTCTCGGACGAGTTTGAAGACCGCTACGTCCGCCAGGGTGAATACGAGAACCGTACGGTCGAAGATACGCTGCAGCTCGGCTGGGAACTCCTGACGATAGTCCCGGCCCGCGAACTCAAACGCGTCAGAGACGAATACATTGAGAAATATCTGAATCCGCTCATCGCAGCGAAAGAGGATCTCGCGCAGCAGGACGAACAGTAG
- a CDS encoding V-type ATP synthase subunit I codes for MALAEMCKARMAVHRAVANELAAKLQSLGCCEFVKNEGEAKSGAAMTALRVKRRHIDELMSDAKFVQRLLEPYETKKEGSFAKALGDLPAISLKRLAVLADEKRFTSFASKMRETERGLTETRSEISRLRGLAAQAELLGRVKYPLEFFTAGTEGIAGIIYSLPAAEADAFASGVEKELGEMSEFQRIPPGGKDASEIFALLCRRNDFDKLQQIAAQFSASRVEVPKDFKLSAAEEISSLSSKASELEAKERSLLEVLKSSSDEGLSMARTYGDYWSILRDRLEAMETGEPTDDTLIWEFWLPASQLKKVEYAVSEYSEYTEFATIQPGEGEEPPTLLKNPAWSSSVEPLTIMYGTPTYGGVDPTSLMAPFFFLFLGMCFGDAGYGLVLTGILGYMLVKHRLSPTLRKFFILMTVGMVVTVLFGAATGSWFGDSVTAFPLLKGLAPVAKKLQLLDPMNDPMTLLMISLGLGFVQVMFGLAIAFCDNWRSGNKLAAAADQGGWMMFLLGLVLTGCSAAGYLPAPLAFPSKLLACAGALLLVATQGREKKNIAGKLFSGVLSLYNVTGYLGDVLSYSRLLALGLGSAAVGMVINLLANLVSGTQYVGVPLAILIFVLGHSFSIVVNLLGAFIHSLRLQYVEFFGKFYNATGHDFTPLRNSAQYSIIQEESSVN; via the coding sequence ATGGCTCTCGCTGAGATGTGTAAGGCGCGTATGGCCGTCCATAGGGCCGTAGCGAATGAACTTGCGGCGAAACTTCAATCTTTGGGGTGCTGCGAGTTCGTAAAAAATGAAGGCGAAGCGAAAAGCGGCGCAGCGATGACGGCTTTGCGCGTAAAGCGCCGCCATATCGACGAGCTGATGAGCGACGCCAAGTTCGTCCAGCGTCTTCTCGAACCGTACGAAACCAAAAAAGAGGGCTCTTTCGCTAAGGCGTTAGGAGATCTTCCCGCCATTTCGCTCAAACGTCTCGCTGTTCTTGCCGACGAAAAACGATTCACTTCTTTCGCCTCGAAAATGAGGGAGACGGAGCGCGGACTCACGGAGACGCGCTCGGAGATTTCTCGTTTAAGAGGGCTTGCCGCGCAGGCCGAGTTGCTCGGGCGCGTCAAATACCCGCTTGAATTTTTCACGGCAGGCACCGAGGGGATCGCGGGGATAATTTATTCGCTCCCCGCCGCGGAGGCGGACGCTTTCGCATCCGGCGTCGAAAAGGAGCTCGGCGAAATGTCCGAATTCCAGCGCATACCGCCGGGAGGAAAGGACGCTTCCGAAATTTTTGCGCTGCTGTGCCGCAGGAACGATTTCGATAAGCTTCAGCAGATCGCGGCGCAATTCTCAGCTTCGCGCGTCGAGGTACCGAAGGACTTCAAGCTCTCAGCTGCCGAAGAGATAAGCTCTCTATCGTCAAAGGCCTCGGAGCTGGAAGCGAAGGAAAGGAGCCTGCTGGAAGTCCTCAAATCCTCTTCGGACGAAGGGCTTTCGATGGCGCGCACCTACGGCGATTACTGGTCGATACTGCGTGACAGGCTCGAAGCGATGGAGACGGGCGAGCCTACGGACGACACTCTTATCTGGGAATTCTGGCTGCCCGCTTCGCAGCTGAAAAAAGTCGAATACGCGGTAAGCGAGTACTCCGAATATACGGAGTTCGCGACGATTCAGCCGGGCGAGGGCGAAGAGCCGCCGACCCTGCTTAAAAACCCGGCGTGGTCGTCCTCGGTCGAACCTCTGACGATCATGTACGGCACGCCGACCTACGGTGGGGTTGATCCGACGTCGCTTATGGCGCCCTTCTTCTTCCTCTTCCTCGGCATGTGCTTCGGCGACGCGGGGTACGGCCTGGTCCTTACGGGCATCCTCGGATATATGCTTGTCAAACACAGGCTGTCGCCCACTCTGCGTAAATTCTTCATACTGATGACGGTCGGCATGGTCGTCACCGTCCTCTTCGGCGCGGCGACCGGCTCGTGGTTCGGCGACTCCGTCACCGCTTTCCCGCTCCTCAAGGGCCTCGCGCCTGTCGCGAAGAAGCTCCAGCTGCTCGACCCGATGAACGACCCGATGACGCTGCTTATGATTTCGCTCGGCCTCGGTTTCGTACAGGTCATGTTCGGCCTCGCGATAGCGTTCTGCGACAACTGGAGGAGCGGCAATAAGCTCGCTGCGGCGGCTGACCAGGGCGGCTGGATGATGTTCCTGCTCGGGCTCGTCCTCACGGGCTGCTCGGCGGCGGGCTACCTGCCGGCGCCGCTGGCCTTTCCGTCGAAGCTTCTCGCCTGCGCCGGCGCTCTGCTCTTGGTAGCGACCCAGGGCAGGGAGAAGAAGAATATCGCAGGAAAACTTTTCTCCGGCGTGCTCAGCCTCTACAACGTGACAGGCTATCTCGGAGACGTTTTGAGCTACAGCCGTCTGCTCGCCCTCGGGCTCGGCTCGGCGGCCGTCGGCATGGTCATCAACCTGCTTGCGAACCTCGTCTCCGGCACTCAATACGTGGGCGTACCGCTCGCGATATTGATATTCGTCCTGGGGCATTCGTTCAGCATCGTTGTGAACCTGCTCGGCGCGTTCATACATTCGCTGAGGCTTCAGTACGTCGAGTTCTTCGGCAAGTTTTACAACGCGACGGGGCACGATTTCACACCTCTCCGCAATTCAGCGCAGTATTCGATAATTCAGGAAGAATCTTCCGTCAATTAA
- a CDS encoding V-type ATPase subunit, which produces MSRKEAYGYAVARIRAMEHRLLDAAAFARLLEAEDSASVLKILGETSYAPMLTSLSGDGAFDKILEAALHETYEEMASFVPDKELIDLLRLPYDFSNAKVMLKSLFSVRSGGKKRWDLLSSLASYPVDKLITDIEGEEYRLLPFGLSTLYPKCIALWEQSRDALETERLLDIQMFAEMRRIAEGLAVAEVTEWVRARIDGENLRTLLRLKRFGFDAARAAAFMHDGGKIDKTILSAMIAEPFETWGRIVDFSDYSKLLVESGAAAGFSEIIMDFEKKYDDFCLDLAAASKYSPDSPCNVIAYLWSKELEVKNIRMILVSKSASGEKESVRRLLRHVS; this is translated from the coding sequence ATGTCACGTAAGGAGGCTTATGGTTACGCCGTGGCGCGCATCCGCGCCATGGAGCATCGCCTTCTTGATGCCGCGGCTTTTGCGAGGCTGCTGGAAGCCGAGGACTCTGCCTCTGTCCTGAAGATTCTTGGGGAGACCTCTTACGCGCCCATGCTGACGTCACTTTCCGGCGACGGCGCTTTCGACAAGATTCTTGAGGCCGCCCTGCACGAAACCTACGAGGAGATGGCGTCCTTCGTTCCGGACAAGGAACTGATCGACCTTCTTCGCCTGCCGTACGATTTCAGCAACGCGAAGGTCATGCTGAAAAGCCTCTTCTCCGTGAGAAGCGGCGGCAAAAAAAGATGGGATCTGCTCTCATCTCTCGCCTCGTATCCGGTCGACAAGCTGATAACCGATATCGAGGGCGAGGAGTACAGGCTTCTGCCTTTCGGCCTCAGCACGCTCTACCCGAAATGCATCGCGCTATGGGAGCAGAGCCGGGATGCGCTTGAGACAGAGCGCCTGCTCGACATACAGATGTTCGCCGAGATGCGGAGAATCGCCGAAGGCCTTGCAGTAGCTGAAGTTACGGAATGGGTAAGAGCGAGGATAGACGGCGAGAACCTGCGTACGCTGCTCAGGCTGAAGAGATTCGGCTTCGACGCCGCGCGCGCCGCGGCTTTCATGCACGACGGCGGAAAGATCGACAAAACCATCCTATCGGCGATGATCGCGGAACCGTTTGAAACGTGGGGGAGGATCGTTGATTTCTCGGACTATTCGAAGCTGCTCGTCGAGAGTGGCGCGGCTGCGGGATTCTCGGAAATAATCATGGATTTCGAAAAGAAATATGACGACTTCTGCCTGGACCTCGCCGCGGCGAGCAAATACAGCCCGGATTCGCCGTGCAATGTAATAGCTTACCTCTGGTCGAAAGAGCTCGAGGTAAAAAATATCCGCATGATTCTTGTCTCAAAGTCCGCAAGCGGAGAGAAAGAGAGCGTAAGGAGGCTCCTGCGCCATGTCAGCTAA
- a CDS encoding V-type ATP synthase subunit E → MSLAQITEKIKNDARKEADGILSKAKEQAESITRKAGEECDEIQSGFDARFDAERPEIFRRREIVATLDAAKMDLRAKRNLIEDVYHAALEKLASLGKDDYLAFCGRLLDEAVRAKDEKVAVGKNEKYLDDSWLDSYNAAHGTTLAMSDRKPDIAGGFILMRGRTSVDCSWDMLVKVLKEKQEADVVKRLFPRE, encoded by the coding sequence ATGTCTTTAGCCCAGATTACGGAAAAAATCAAAAACGACGCTCGGAAAGAAGCCGACGGGATTCTCTCAAAGGCTAAAGAGCAGGCGGAATCCATCACCCGGAAGGCCGGAGAAGAATGTGATGAGATACAGTCGGGTTTTGACGCACGTTTTGACGCTGAGCGTCCGGAGATATTCAGACGCAGGGAGATAGTAGCGACCCTTGACGCCGCTAAGATGGATCTGCGCGCGAAGAGAAATCTTATTGAAGACGTCTACCACGCCGCGCTCGAAAAACTCGCCTCTTTAGGGAAAGACGATTATCTGGCGTTCTGCGGGCGCCTTCTTGACGAAGCGGTAAGAGCGAAGGACGAAAAGGTAGCGGTCGGTAAAAACGAAAAATACCTTGACGACAGCTGGCTTGACTCGTATAACGCGGCGCACGGCACAACCCTCGCAATGTCAGACAGAAAGCCCGATATAGCGGGAGGCTTTATTCTTATGCGCGGCCGCACAAGCGTCGACTGCTCGTGGGATATGCTCGTAAAGGTCCTGAAGGAAAAACAGGAAGCCGACGTTGTGAAGCGTTTGTTCCCGCGGGAATAG
- a CDS encoding V-type ATP synthase subunit F: MSAKEKAPMAAVGSYESILPFKAIGLDVVVLTGENEGEIGHILNKFARSGYAVLFLEEELFVKYRAAVDEVNEHNDISVMPVPNQKGSIGAGLDAIRRNVERAVGMDIFGEK; the protein is encoded by the coding sequence ATGTCAGCTAAGGAAAAAGCGCCGATGGCGGCCGTAGGAAGCTACGAAAGCATACTGCCCTTCAAAGCGATAGGGCTGGACGTCGTAGTCCTCACAGGGGAAAACGAGGGTGAAATCGGGCATATCCTGAATAAATTTGCCCGTTCCGGCTACGCGGTCCTGTTCCTTGAAGAAGAGCTTTTTGTGAAATACCGTGCCGCGGTAGACGAAGTCAACGAACATAACGATATAAGCGTGATGCCGGTGCCAAACCAGAAAGGTTCCATCGGGGCGGGGCTCGACGCCATACGCCGCAACGTTGAACGCGCGGTAGGCATGGATATATTTGGCGAGAAATGA
- a CDS encoding V-type ATP synthase subunit K: protein MESILATMGDQLGQMLVVLGGALAVGFAGSGSAWGIGLANEAAAGIMTEDPKKFGYALVLLALPGTQGIYGLLVAVLAMQKAGLLGGGSVALTVWQGFGICCACLPIAIAGFYSAIWQGKSSAATILMIAKRPEQIGKAVILPAMCETYAVFGLLVSILMLNGIKL from the coding sequence ATGGAATCAATTCTCGCAACAATGGGTGATCAGCTCGGACAGATGCTCGTGGTGCTCGGCGGCGCTCTCGCGGTCGGCTTCGCCGGCTCCGGCTCGGCGTGGGGCATAGGCTTGGCAAACGAGGCGGCGGCAGGAATCATGACCGAAGACCCGAAGAAATTCGGCTACGCGCTCGTCCTTCTCGCGCTTCCCGGCACGCAGGGCATCTACGGGCTCCTCGTCGCGGTCCTGGCGATGCAGAAGGCAGGGCTGCTCGGCGGCGGCTCTGTAGCCCTCACGGTGTGGCAGGGCTTCGGCATCTGCTGCGCCTGCCTCCCGATAGCCATCGCCGGTTTCTATTCGGCGATCTGGCAGGGCAAGTCTTCCGCCGCGACGATTCTCATGATTGCGAAACGTCCCGAGCAGATAGGCAAAGCGGTCATCCTTCCGGCCATGTGCGAAACCTATGCCGTCTTCGGACTTCTCGTCAGCATACTGATGCTCAACGGCATAAAGCTCTAA
- a CDS encoding V-type ATP synthase subunit A: MTTPNAVTGYIEKISGPLVIAGGMAGACMFDVVKVGSSGLVGEIIELRGDKASVQVYEETSGLAPNEPVVSTGEPLSVELAPGLIEEFFDGIQRPLESIEQKAESPYILRGISVPAVSRAHKWNFEPCAEVGDEVGPGDIIGSVKETVLVDHRIMVPHKVSGKIKEIKSGEFTVEETVAVVEDAKGEEHELKLLQRWPVRTPRPVVKRLPPEVPLTTGQRVVDTFFPIARGGTACVPGPFGSGKTVIQHQLAKWADAEIVVYIGCGERGNEMTDVLLEFPELEDPRSGQPLMKRTLLIANTSNMPVAAREASVYTGITIAEYFRDMGYSVALMADSTSRWAEALREMSGRLEEMPGEEGYPAYLGTRLASFYERAGRAICFGRDGREGAVSVIGAVSPPGGDLSEPVTQNTLRVTKVFWGLDAQLAYQRHFPAINWLNSYSLYAQKLGEYWDGFYDGEWSVFRTDAMSLLEDEDKLKEIVRLVGVDALSKEERMVLETAKSIREDFLHQNSFHEIDTYASMDKQFKMLRNILTFHDLGMQALTRGATLRSVIDLPIRDDIARMRYVEEQDLVKLDELEDKIKAVLGKLLAMGGEHDEVA; encoded by the coding sequence TTGACCACACCAAACGCCGTTACCGGGTACATCGAAAAAATATCCGGACCGCTTGTCATAGCAGGCGGAATGGCAGGCGCCTGCATGTTCGACGTCGTTAAAGTCGGCAGCTCCGGACTCGTGGGCGAAATAATAGAACTCAGGGGAGACAAGGCCTCTGTCCAGGTCTACGAAGAAACATCCGGCCTCGCGCCGAACGAACCTGTCGTCAGCACCGGGGAGCCGCTCTCCGTCGAACTGGCGCCGGGGCTCATAGAAGAATTCTTCGACGGCATACAGCGCCCGCTGGAATCGATAGAGCAGAAGGCCGAAAGCCCGTACATCCTGAGGGGCATAAGCGTTCCCGCCGTAAGCCGCGCGCACAAATGGAATTTCGAGCCCTGCGCCGAAGTCGGCGACGAGGTAGGGCCGGGGGATATCATAGGTTCGGTGAAAGAGACGGTCCTCGTAGACCACAGGATAATGGTCCCCCATAAAGTCAGCGGGAAGATCAAAGAGATAAAGAGCGGCGAGTTCACAGTCGAAGAGACTGTCGCCGTCGTGGAAGACGCCAAGGGCGAAGAGCACGAGCTGAAGCTGCTGCAGCGCTGGCCGGTGCGCACGCCGCGCCCCGTCGTCAAGCGCCTGCCGCCCGAAGTGCCTCTTACGACGGGACAGCGCGTCGTCGATACATTCTTCCCGATAGCCCGCGGCGGCACCGCATGCGTGCCCGGCCCCTTCGGCTCCGGCAAGACGGTCATTCAGCACCAGCTCGCTAAGTGGGCCGACGCGGAGATCGTCGTCTATATAGGCTGCGGCGAACGCGGCAACGAGATGACGGACGTCCTTCTCGAATTCCCCGAACTGGAGGACCCGCGCTCGGGTCAGCCCCTTATGAAGAGGACGCTGCTTATAGCGAACACCTCCAATATGCCCGTCGCGGCGCGCGAAGCGTCCGTTTACACGGGCATCACTATCGCCGAATATTTCCGGGACATGGGATACTCAGTCGCGCTCATGGCCGACTCAACTTCACGCTGGGCCGAGGCTCTGCGCGAAATGTCCGGACGCCTTGAGGAAATGCCCGGCGAAGAAGGCTACCCCGCGTACCTTGGGACGCGCCTCGCCTCCTTCTACGAGAGGGCCGGACGCGCGATATGCTTCGGCAGGGATGGGCGCGAAGGCGCAGTCTCCGTCATAGGGGCGGTCTCTCCTCCGGGCGGCGACCTTTCCGAGCCCGTCACGCAGAATACGCTCCGCGTCACAAAGGTCTTCTGGGGGCTCGACGCGCAGCTCGCCTATCAGCGCCACTTCCCGGCGATCAACTGGCTGAACAGCTATTCGCTATACGCCCAAAAGCTCGGCGAATACTGGGACGGCTTCTACGACGGGGAGTGGAGCGTATTCCGCACGGACGCCATGTCGCTCCTCGAAGACGAAGACAAGCTTAAGGAAATCGTCCGTCTCGTCGGAGTCGACGCGCTTTCGAAAGAAGAGCGCATGGTGCTAGAAACCGCGAAGTCGATACGCGAAGACTTCCTGCACCAGAACTCCTTCCACGAGATAGACACATACGCGTCTATGGACAAACAGTTCAAAATGCTCCGCAACATCCTGACCTTCCACGACCTCGGCATGCAGGCCCTGACGCGCGGCGCGACGCTGCGCTCGGTCATCGACCTGCCGATACGCGACGACATAGCGCGTATGCGCTACGTCGAAGAACAGGATCTTGTAAAGCTCGACGAGCTCGAAGACAAAATAAAGGCCGTACTCGGCAAACTGCTTGCAATGGGAGGTGAGCACGATGAGGTTGCCTGA